A genomic stretch from Aedes albopictus strain Foshan chromosome 2, AalbF5, whole genome shotgun sequence includes:
- the LOC109418214 gene encoding uncharacterized protein LOC109418214 → MSAIDLYQQCIRIFKFNSIAVGVSLWNADQFLTIGSYSIMTQMVIYFWCNFWTVHKYRHDMLHVMEVLNSAGIAFQLSVKFFIAMYNKPIIRGLLQTVEDKLYARYPDRSSREGEIVYKFAKKCNILIKILAPLYCSSLFVFALYPLYIYYSEGRLIPLFMYEVSYVDWHTVWGYLLTNFVQIFIYVMGLNGLIMADGLVVLLALHGIVYMEVFMIHLDELAKLLQSENVIENKEKITKMWRECLSEHQTLLEYFDDIENINGGMCLVLVFTGVFAICDNLVLCAVTDWYASYSFLLICFIQMTIYFSIGNAVELKSNALDISVANFPWYMFSRDLQKEYLFLICRLQHPIILTVYGFADLSLETYMSILKALYQFAMMILNFLA, encoded by the exons ATGAGCGCCATCGACCTATACCAGCAGTGTATACGCATTTTCAAGTTCAATTCCATTGCTGTTGGTGTATCGCTGTGGAACGCTGACCAATTCTTGACCATCGGCTCATACTCGATCATGACGCAGATGGTCATCTACTTTTGGTGCAATTTTTGGACCGTTCACAAGTACCGCCACGATATGCTCCATGTCATGGAGGTGTTGAACAGTGCGGGCATAGCGTTTCAACTATCGGTGAAGTTTTTCATCGCCATGTATAACAAACCGATAATCCGCGGTTTGCTGCAGACCGTTGAGGATAAGCTGTATGCACGCTATCCTGATCGATCGAGCCGTGAGGGGGAAATTGTGTATAAATTTGCTAAAAAGTGTAACATTCTAATTAAGATACTTGCTCCGCTATACTGCTCATCTCTGTTCGTGTTTGCACTATACCCATTATATATCTATTATTCGGAAGGAAGACTCATTCCATTGTTCATGTATGAAGTATCGTACGTCGATTGGCACACCGTCTGGGGCTACTTACTAACAAATTTCGTGCAAATTTTTATATACGTCATGGGACTCAATGGCCTGATTATGGCTGATGGACTTGTTGTACTACTGGCTCTACATGGAATAGTGTACATGGAAGTATTCATGATACATCTGGATGAactagcaaaattattgcaatcgGAGAATGTGATCGAAAATAAAGAGAAGATCACAAAGATGTGGCGCGAGTGCCTTTCGGAACATCAGACTTTATTAGA ATATTTCGATGATATTGAAAACATAAACGGTGGAATGTGTTTGGTTCTCGTTTTCACTGGCGTCTTCGCAATATGCGATAATCTGGTTCTATGTGCTGTG ACTGACTGGTATGCATCTTATTCATTTCTGCTGATTTGTTTCATCCAAATGACGATCTATTTTTCGATTGGAAACGCTGTCGAACTGAag AGTAACGCATTGGATATAAGCGTTGCAAATTTCCCGTGGTATATGTTCAGTAGAGATCTTCAGAAAGAGTATCTATTTTTGATCTGTAGACTGCAGCACCCGATAATTTTGACTGTGTATGGGTTTGCCGATCTCAGTCTGGAAACATATATGTCG ATTTTGAAGGCATTGTATCAATTTGCGatgatgatcttaaactttttggCGTGA
- the LOC109418186 gene encoding odorant receptor 30a-like, with product MTPLEDYYNIRAPLITISKMIGAEVWTSEKYLTPASYMLMAHMIIYNVCNGYTVLTQNSDPVKLMQVTIIFGIASQLIFKFFYAISKKYSIRKMFDTAEETIYERHSKGNKEEILILNKTVRYLGIIWKCLAVVYSSTLFVFGMWPVYVYYTKGQIVPLFLYEIPLIDFESTFGYLLHMFLHVDIYILGILGSILADYTFIFIVFHAVAYVDLFILHAKELSDLLVENSSTKDLKEISEKWKVCMRDHQLATEYLNGTEDIAGTLCLVQVFSCVFTICDAMLLVALTDWYAAVCFLIVVFGEITIYFLVGNLIELKVDELYDSVVGLPWNLLDNMQQKEYGYLLARTQRPLILTLLGFAPLNFESYMTVLRALYQFFVMILQYVE from the exons ATGACACCGCTAGAAGACTACTATAACATCCGGGCACCATTGATTACCATTTCAAAAATGATAGGTGCTGAAGTTTGGACCTCTGAGAAATACTTAACACCTGCATCGTATATGTTGATGGCCCACATGATTATCTATAATGTTTGTAACGGGTACACCGTACTCACTCAGAACTCGGATCCAGTCAAGCTGATGCAGGTTACAATCATCTTCGGCATTGCTTCACAGTTGATCTTCAAATTTTTCTATGCTATTTCAAAAAAGTACAGTATCCGGAAAATGTTCGATACCGCGGAAGAAACAATTTATGAACGCCACTCCAAAGGCAACAAGGAGGAAATTCTGATTCTCAACAAAACAGTGCGATATCTGGGAATCATTTGGAAATGTTTAGCCGTTGTCTACTCTTCGACATTGTTCGTTTTCGGTATGTGGCCCGTTTACGTGTACTACACCAAAGGGCAGATAGTGCCCCTGTTTCTGTACGAAATTCCGTTGATCGATTTTGAAAGCACATTCGGATACTTACTGCATATGTTCCTACACGTCGACATTTACATACTGGGAATCCTCGGATCAATTCTGGCCGACTACACGTTCATTTTTATTGTTTTCCATGCTGTGGCGTATGTGGATTTATTTATTCTTCATGCAAAGGAGTTGTCTGACTTACTGGTCGAAAATAGTTCGACAAAAGACCTGaaggaaatttcggagaaatggAAAGTGTGCATGCGTGATCATCAGTTAGCCACCGA ATACCTCAATGGTACCGAAGACATAGCTGGAACGCTCTGTTTGGTACAGGTATTCTCGTGCGTATTCACAATCTGTGACGCGATGCTTCTCGTTGCTCTG ACTGATTGGTATGCGGCTGTTTGTTTCTTGATTGTGGTTTTCGGAGAGATAACGATCTATTTCCTGGTTGGAAATTTAATCGAGCTGAAG GTTGATGAGCTCTACGACTCGGTAGTCGGTTTACCTTGGAATTTGCTCGACAACATGCAGCAGAAGGAATATGGTTATTTGCTTGCTCGTACACAAAGGCCACTAATATTGACCTTACTTGGATTCGCTCCGTTAAACTTCGAAAGCTACATGACG GTTTTGAGAGCTTTGTATCAGTTCTTCGTGATGATTTTGCAGTATGTTGAATAA
- the LOC134286061 gene encoding uncharacterized protein LOC134286061 — translation MRAFLEDDQTYRRVTKDLTSMYQSQNNSIVKRIQDLKLLDPFAASKLKTYIAVCPKIYDKPKAHKPGLPLRPVVPCMNAPSYELSKFVSTIVKTSLTSKYSIKGSFSFCNYVNSLELPQGYVLVSIDVVALFTSIPKNLVKQTIFRHWNELKQNTPICLDLFWEVTEFCIDSSYFVDQLLKGQFYQQIFGTAMGNPLSPIIAEYVMEDLLENALASTPIVINNLKKYVDDLFLALPEGNIQEVLDSFNQQNEHIQFTVEREENNRLPFLDMMLVRLDNQTVKTEWFKKPIASACKQHKNIGSLLPLVKDKTPLEERSNVVYQINCEDCDACYVGMTTQKLKARISKHKSNMKKLQTLQQAGHTTRDAVIVDIMETTAVVNHAAREKHTFKLDETKILDTTNKARNLPILESCHINNTPNTINKRTDTDNLHVAYAGFLHWLRNKQQRARGRNE, via the exons ATGAGGGCTTTTCTAGAGGACGACCAGACGTACCGCCGAGTAACGAAGGACCTTACCAGCATGTACCAGAGCCAGAACAACTCAATCGTTAAACGAATTCAGGATTTAAAACTCCttgatccgtttgctgcatctaaACTGAAGACGTACATAGCTGTATGTCCGAAAATCTACGACAAACCGAAGGCCCACAAACCAGGGTTACCGCTCCGACCCGTTGTTCCATGTATGAATGCCCCGTCGTACGAGCTCTCGAAATTCGTCAGCACGATCGTGAAAACATCCCTGACGAGTAAGTACAGCATTAAAGGTTCGTTCTCATTCTGCAACTATGTGAACTCCCTTGAGCTGCCACAAGGATACGTGCTGGTGTCAATCGACGTGGTAGCACTGTTCACATCCATACCAAAGAACCTAGTCAAACAGACCATTTTCCGGCACTGGAACGAGTTAAAACAGAACACCCCCATCTGTCTCGATCTTTTCTGGGAAGTCACGGAATTCTGCATCGATTCCAGCTACTTTGTGGACCAGCTACTCAAAGGACAATTCTACCAACAAATATTTGGCACGGCGATGGGAAACCCTCTGTCACCGATAATCGCCGAATACGTAATGGAAGATTTGTTGGAAAACGCCCTGGCTTCGACCCCCATCGTTATCAATAACTTGAAGAAATATGTCGATGATCTGTTTCTTGCGCTTCCTGAAGGAAATATTCAAGAAGTGTTGGACTCGTTCAACCAGCAGAATGAACATATCCAGTTCACTGTAGAACGGGAGGAAAACAACCGACTTCCGTTCCTCGACATGATGCTGGTCAGATTAGACAATCAAACGGTGAAAACGGAGTGGTTCAAGAAGCCAATTGCATCGG CATGCAAACAACACAAAAACATAGGCTCGCTTCTTCCACTGGTCAAAGACAAAACTCCGTTGGAAGAACGCAGCAATGTTGTCTACCAAATCAATTGCGAAGACTGTGATGCATGCTATGTCGGAATGACAACACAAAAATTGAAGGCGAGAATTTCAAAACACAAGTCGAACATGAAAAAACTACAGACACTCCAACAAGCAGGCCACACAACCAGAGATGCAGTAATCGTGGACATAATGGAGACAACCGCTGTGGTGAATCATGCAGCCAGGGAAAAACACACGTTCAAGCTAGACGAGACGAAAATACTGGACACAACAAACAAGGCGAGAAATCTACCGATACTCGAGAGCTGCCACATCAACAATACACCAAACACGATAAACAAACGAACAGACACGGACAACCTTCACGTCGCGTATGCGGGGTTTCTGCACTGGCTCCGAAATAAACAGCAGAGAGCGAGAGGCAGAAACGAATGA